GTCTTTATGTATGACTTTTGTCCAACTATCGGTTCCGTCCGAGATGGAATATGTGATAGCGGGTGATATGTCTTTTCTCATGTGATAATAAGTATAGACTTTGTATTTTCCTTCATGTTCCATATGTGGGGTGAAACGGACGGGCGAACCATTGTGGACTTTGGATTTCAGGAAAGTGGGACCATATCCTCCTTGCTTTTTTATAATCTCCCAATCATTATTGACGGATAAGTCCAGTTCGTTGTCGTCTATCAGTATCTCGGAAAAACTACCGTCCAATAAAGGATTTTCGTGTAGCAATGCCTGTACTTTCTTTATATCGACGGTCTGTACGCTTCCTGTGTTTATGGCTTCTGCTGCGGCGATTGCGGCAGACTGTGCCAATACCATAAATACCGGCTCCATACGGATAGAACCATAGGCGATATGACTGGCAGAGAGACAAACGGGAACGAGCAAGTTCTTACATTCTTCTTCCTTGGGGATGATGGAGCGATAGGATATGGGATAGGGGAGTCCGCCGCCGATTTCTACATTTCCTTCATTTTTTACCATATACTTGCCGTCTTTTTCTACGAGTATCCGTTGACAGTTGTGTGAGTCCATGGTATATGCGGCCATACCAATACCATCGGTGACCGTTTCCCGTCCTTCGCAATGTGCTTGCGTCATTACATAATCCCCTATCATCCTGCGGCTTTCCCTGATATATAGTTGAGGCGACCAATGGTTGTCCTCTGTATATTCGTCTTTGGGATAGCCCCATGCCTGTATTTCATCTCTTAATTCTTGCGGAACCCTGGGATCGGTCTTGTAGAAATAAAGTAATCCCTGGGTATAGTCTTTATGTGCTTTAATGATTTTCGCCCTTTCTTCGTAGGATGCTTCCGGATAGTTATGGTTCATTCCGATCATATCAGTAGAAAATCCTCCCCGGTTATTTATATCCGTCTTATTGTTTGGCATCCGGCTCCAGATAAAATAATGGTTTAGTTTTCTTTTATCGGGTTGGGCGTCAAACAGGCGTAATAGCAACTCATACTTGGTGGAGTCATAATTTTCCGGTCGGGTGATTTCTATTTTGTTAGCTGGATTATCGGTGAGGCAAATACGGTAATTATAGGCTTGCACTAACTTGTCGCCCGTACCGTCCGGTAAAAGTGCAGCAGGACTGATTCCCCATAATAATCCGCTCGTGGAATCGCCTTTTATCTTGTAGGGGTCTATTCCGTCCGGGAACTGGTGTCCTTTCATCAATTGGACGCCATTGTAAGTTTCATTATATAGCTTGTTATCTTCCCGCCCTATCGTGTAGGAAACTCCTGCTTTAGCCATCAGGTCGCCCTCATAAGTACAGTCGATGAATACTTTGGCAACTATGGATTTGCTGGGTTTTGTTCCGTTGGAACTTTCAAGGATGATATTTTTTATATATCCGTTAGCAAGTTGAGTGTCTGTGATTCTGTAATTGTATAAAACCTCGACGCCTGCCCGCTTAATGTAGTCATTAAAGATGCTGTCCGCTACTTTGGGTTCGAATATCCATTGTTCCAGTTTGCCGTAATGAGCTCCCAAACGGCGGTAAAAGTCTTTTGATAATCCGGTCACTACTTGTTTGTTGCCTATATCGGTGAAACCAAGCCCGCCGGAAGTCAGTCCGCCGAGGCGGCTTTGCGGTTCGATAAGCAACACCTTCTTACCTAACATCTTGGCAGAGTATGCTGCTATTACTCCGGCGGAAGTGCCGCCATAGATACATATGTCGTACTCTTCTTCCAGGTTGCTTTTACAACTGGACAGAAAAGTAAGAACGGTCAATAATAGAATAAGTTTCTTCATATCCGTTTTCATTTTACGTTAAACTTAACTTTTTGTAGCTCTTTGTCCAAAGAACTGCCGCCCACCATGACGGTGAACGTGCCCGGTTCGAGTACATATTCGGCTTTATGATTATAGTAGGACAGGTCTTCTCTGTTCAAGCGGAATGATACCACTTTGCTTTCTCCCTTTTCCAGAAGAATACGTTGAAAACGTTTCAGTTCTTTCACCGGACGGGTGGTGTTACTGTAATCATCCCGAATATAAAGTTGGACGATTTCTTCCCCTTGCCTTTCTCCTGTGTTGCTGACATTCACTGTAACCTCTATTTCTTCGTTGGCATCATAATCCGTCTTGTCTGCTTTAAGTTGGCTGTATTTGAAAGAAGTATAACTTAGACCATACCCGAAAGGATAAAGCGGTGTTTTATCCCCGTCGATATAAGGATGGAGAAATTGGGACGGTTTGTGATTATATACCGTTGAAATCTGACCTACGTGCCGTGGAATAGTAATTGGTAACTTTCCGCTGGGATTAACTTTGCCGAAGAGGATTTCCGCAATAGCCTTTCCTCCCATTGACCCCGGTTCCCAGGCTTCAATAATAGCCGGGATATTTTCAGCAATCCATCCGGTGGCAAGGGGGCGTCCGTTTACCAGGATGACAATAGTAGGGACTCCTGTCTTATAGATAGATTCCACAAGATAATGCTGTTTACCCCAAAGGGTGATGTCCATACGGTCCCTGTTTTCTCCGCATGTTTTCTCTTTCCAATGTTGCCGGAAAGAGTCCTCACCGACTACGACGATTGCCAAATCCGAAGACTTTGCTGTTTGTACAGCTTCTTCTATTTTGGCACTGTCCAATGCTCTCAGATTCCAGCCGACATCTACATAATTTATCTGTGCGCCGGATGCTTCCTCTTTTATGCCTTTCAGTATGGTTGAGACATTCTTCTCCGGTTGCTCAAATACCCAGTCGCCCATGATTGACTGGTTGTTGGCGTTAGGGCCTGTCACGAGTATCTTTTTGAACTTTCGGGTGTCAACGGGAAGCAGAGTCTCATTTTTCAAAAGGACGATGGAGCGCCGGGCGATTTCAAGTGCCGTCTGCTGATGTGCTTTGCTGAAAACCGTTTTCTTTATGTCGGCTTCCGTAACATACCGGTTCTCGAATAATCCTAGCTGGAACTTGGCTTCCAGTATCTTGGCGCATGCCTTATTAATTCTTTCTTCCGTCAGTTTTCCTTCTTTTATAAGTTTCAGGATGGCATCGGAAAAAACAGGACCATGCATATGCATGTCTACTCCGCCATCTACGGACAGGAAGAATGCGTCAGTCGTATTTTCGGCTATCCGGTGGCGTGTGCTGATTGCTTCCATATCCATCCAATCGCTTACAATAAACCCGTCGAATCCGTATTCATTGCGTATGATGTCGGTCATCAACCATTTGTTTGCATGGCACGGGACTCCATTTAATTCGTTGTGTGCCGGCATAAGGGTAAAAGGTTTGGCTTCTTGTATGGCTGCTTTGAATGGGGGCAAGAAGAAGTTTCTCAGTTTGCCTTCACTCAATTCTACCGGACCGGCATTGGTTCCGTTATTGGCTATTCCCCCTGCGACGAGATGCTTGGCACAAGCCAATACGGTATTTAACCCTGTAAGATTGTCTGTTTGTAGACCTTTGATAGATGCTACTCCCATGCGGGATACCAGATACGGGTCTTCACCGAATGTTTCTCCGACCCTTCCCCAACGGGCATCGCAAGCTATTTCTATGTTGGGAGTGAAAGCCCAATGAGAACCTGTTGCACGCATTTCGAGGGCTGTCTGCCTGCTTGCCTGTTCTATTAAATCAGGCGCAAATGTGGAAGCCATTCCTATGGGAGACGGGTAAATGGTAGAACCACTGACAAGCCCGTTTCCATGTATGGCATCAATCCCTATCAGCAGGGGAATCTTCAAGCGGCTTTTCTCCGCCAGTTTTTGCAGATGGTTGGCTTCCGCCGGAGTCAGGACATGAAGGAATGAACCGATTTCTCCCCGTGTGACCATCCGTTCTACTCCTGTGGAGTGCAATCCTTTATAGAATCCTCTGGCATGACCGTTCAGTAATTCTTCTTCTGTGATATTCTTCTCCGCGTCGCGCATATGTTCCAGCCCTACATACTGGCACATTTGGGCAACCTTTTCTTGCAGGGTCATCAAGGACATCAGATTTTCCACTCTTGTCCGGACTGGCAGGGAAGAATCAAGATAGAGCGGTCGTTCAGGTATGTCATTAGCCCCGAATACTAAGGGCTGAAAAGCAATTAACAGGATGGATAATAATTTTATTTTCATTGTTTTATAGATAATAATTTCTAATCCGCCCCTATTTTTGTCTTAAATAAGGGCGGTTAAGAATTAATTTATTTTGAGAACCGGGTTATTTTTCCACTTTCATGTCGATGGTGACATTTCCTTTCGAACTGCCGCTGGCAAATGACCTGACAATCATAATGCCATATTTGTCGGCAACAGTTTTGAATCCGATGATAGAGCCTACTCCCAGTTTGTCTGTCAGTTTCTCTACTTCTGCTTCGGATGAATTGGTGTAGAGATTTTGAATCATTTCAGCAGAATTGATTGCCAGGAACTCGTCCGGCGTTATTTGGATAACTTTCAGTTTCGTACTGTTACGATGTTCCCAAGTTGTTATTGCATCCGGTGCTTTGAAAATAGCTTCGATACTTGCGTCAGACGGAGATACGAAATAATAGCCGTATGAACCGTTGCTGTAGAATAGGGTAATGTCGATATTGGCAGATTTGGCAGCAGCTCCCTCTCGTACATAAATTTCTCCGTTCGTAGTATTCAGGAAAGGTCCTGCATCCGTACTGATTTGTGCTCCGATTTTTAGTGTGTAGAATTCGTTTATATCCAATTCCACCGCTCTCGTTACCTCTACGCTGTATTCGCTTCTTACGATACCGCCGTTGGCATCCATCACTTCAAATGTGAATGACAGGTTTTGTCCGGCATTTAAATCTGTAGTTATGTATGAGAATACATAGGTATCGCTGTTGGGATTCTCAAATGTCTCTTTGGCTAAATCTGTAATTTCTAAGCCTTCGAGATATGTTTTTATGCTTCTTAATGTTGTTGCGGAAGTAATCTCAATGTCGAACGCTACCACTTCTCCCGCAGTGACCGTTTCCGGTGCGGTATCAGGAATCCTTATTTCAATTTCCGGTTTGGCTGCCTGGATGTAAACGGCATATTCGGCAGTGGATTTCTTTTCTTCATTATCAGTTGCCTGTATTACAAAGTTCAGTGTTTTACCCACTTCCTCTGATTTTATGGTGTATGATACGCTGTATGAGCCTTTATCCGTATTTTCTGGATATTCTTTGGCACTTCCGGGGATTTCTTGTGAGTCGAGCATGGTAACGACTCTTTTAATACCGGCTGTGCCCGCCATCTCAACAGAAAAACTGAGTTCTGTTCCTGGATAGGCAATGACTGGTTCGTTTCCGACTTTCGTGAATTTGATAGTCGGTTTCGGGTTCTGTTGTATGTTTTCGTCGTCACTGTCACATGCAATGAAGAAGATAGCTGTGAGACACAACAAAATGCCTAATTTATATTTTAATAGTTTCATAGTCGATAATTTTTTTATTGAACAGAAAATGGAATAACCGCACTTGCTACTTTCTTGTTTTTCACATCGCGCACAAAGACTATCAGACGATAATTGCCGACTGTTGAGGGAGCCTTGAATGTAATTCCCTTTTTGGTATTATCATCTATTAATCCGGTGATACCATCCGGCAGGCTACCATCTGAAGAAGCTGTCTTTTCCTTCATAATCATCCAGTCGTAGGTCAGCGCATCCCCATCCGGGTCGGTGGCTGTGACTTTAGCTTCGTTGGATGAGTTCGGGCTGACAATAATAGCGTCTTCCGCTTTCTTGCCATTCATCAGCATATCATTACGGGTTGCTATTACCGGAGCCCGGTTCTTCGGATAACTTCCTGTCCATGCATATTGCATGGCATCGACTGCCGGGAAGGTATATCCTTTCTTGTCAAACAGCCCGTACCAGGTCAGTACTTCTCCGTGAGTCTGGTATCCCCATAAGAATACAAATGAACCTAAGCAACCGTTGTCCTTATTGGCGGCTATATTCTCCTGATAGGCTTTCAGATAGTCGGCTTCTTTTTCACTGCTGGTCTGTTCTACCAAGCCACCCCACGGCAGCACTCTTTCGGGTTCCGGATTCATTTGCCACGTACCGCGAGGTCCGAACTCCGTAATCATATACGGCTTGGTCCAGCCTGCGGACTGAAGATTACCCAATACTCCCGGCAGGTTAGGCGCATACGTATTGACCGAAAGAATATCTATATGCGGTGCCTTTTCTATAATATTCTTGATATGGTTCACATTAGAGGATGCCAATGTCGTTGTAGTAGGATGATTAGGGTCGGTTTCATGAATCATCTTGGCTATATCATTGATGGCATCCCATAGTTTGAGATTGGTGTAGCTTGCTTCCGCTTCATTCCCTATCGACCAGATCAAAAGTGCCGGATGGTCTTTGAAACGTTCGACTGCCGCTTTCATTTCATCAAATTGAGCTTTTACCGCCGCTTCGTTGTTGTAATCGAAACCGTCGGTTTCTCTTTTTACGTAAAGCCCGAAATTGACATAGAGTCCTTTTTCCTGAGCGGCATCCAGAATGGCTTTACTCTTGTCGGACACTCCGTATGTCCTGACAACATTGGCTCCGAAGTCGGCTGCTTCAGCATAGAAGTTGTTACATGCGGCTCCTCTGACATATAGTTCCTGACCGTCTACCAGTAATCTCCATTTCCCGTCTACTTTTGATGTCTCTACTTTAACGGGGGGAACAATCGGCTTTTCTTCAAAAGAACCTTTGGGGATTGTATAGTTGTCATTGTCTGAACACGAAGCGTTCAGGACAGCGGCAAGCACAAAGAATGAGGTAAATAGGTATTTTAGTTTCATAACTTTATTTTTTAGTGGGTACTGATAATAATTGTCCGTCCTGTAGTAATTTATACTTCAATACATCATAAGATATTTTCTGGACAGGTAAATCCGAATCTATCGCCAGAGCGGCGGCAGTGGCTGCCGATTGTCCTAATATCATATATACCGGTTCCATCCTGATTGTACTATAGGCAACATGGGAAGATGACAAACACACGGTTGCCAATAGGTTGGCACATTCTTCCTCTTTGGGAGTCAGTGAGTAATAGCTGATGGGGTAGGGAATGGTAGGGGCAAATATAGTGCCCTCGTTTCTTAACTTGCCTTCCTGGTCGATGACGCGGGATACATAATGGCAGTCAAGGGCATAAGAACCCAGTCCCACCGAATGTCCGGCTGGTGTACGGTCTGTTTTGCGTACATTCTTTTCTGTCATTACAAATGTTCCAATCATCCTGCGGGCTTCCCGCACGTATATTTGATAAGGGAAATTCCGGGTGTCGGTGAATTCGTCTTTTGGCAATCCCCAATCCAGCATCTCCTTGCGGATATGTTCCGGTACACGCTTGTCATGTCCCAGAAACCACAACATGCCCAACGCATAATCTTTATGCAACTGCTCTATTTCCTGCCTGGTCTTATAGTCGGCTTCTGCATAGTCGTAGCTTGCTCCGAAGAAGTCCAGATGGTTGGTATCCGTTTTCTTGTTAGGCATAGGAGTCAATGTTATAATTTGCTGGAGTTTTGTTTCCGGTTCCAGTTTCAACATACGTACATATATCTCATACCATAACGGATTATAATTCTTCGGCTTTTGGATGGATATACGGTTGTTGGGGTCGTTTGTCAGAGTCATTCTGTAACAATAGGCTTGCACGCGTTTGTCCGCATCCCCTTGCTTGCCCCATTTCTGGGCTGTCACGTAAGGTAAAGTGCCTGATTTTACATTCCCTTCCTTGATGTAGGGGCTTATTTTTGTCAGGTCTTTCCCTTGGTCATAATTAATGCGGATGCCGTTATAGGTTTCCCCGTATTGCAGGTTTGATTCGCGTCCTACTGTGTAGGATATTCCTGCACGTGCCAGAAGATCCCCTTCGTAGGAAGCGTCTATAAACATTTTAGCCTCAACTACCTTTCCATTCTCCAGTTGGATGCTCCGGATTATATTCTCTTCTTTCCGGACGTTCTTATCCAGGTCGAGCCGGTGATTGAAAAGAATTTCTACTCCTGCCGTCTTCAGCATATCCCGCATAATTCGTTCGGCTACTGAGGATTCATAGACCCATTGTATCTGCCTTTCATCATTTTTCCCTCTATATGTGCGCTTTAATGTCGAAACCATGAATGATTCCCTGTCTTGGTTGCGCCATACTTCAGGTTGCAGATAGTAGTTGTATATTTTGTTGTAGAATTCTTTTGTTATACCACCTATCAGGTCATTACGGTTCATGTCGGTAGCGGTCAGTCCTGACGTGACAAGACCGCCTACATGGTCGTTTTTCGATATAAGCACTACTTTCTTACCCATACGTGCGCCTTGTATTGCAGCAATTACTCCGGAAGCTGACTCTCCATATATACAAATGTCATATTGTGGAGTATTGGCAAACAAGCCTGTAACGAAAGAACAGAAAAGCAGTGTTAATATGGTAATTTTCTTTCTCATCTTATTATATGTATGTTGTTTCAGTGATTATTTGTATCCTATATTTTGCGGGAAATTTTCGGCTCCCATATTGATAACTTCCGCTTCGGGTATCGGCCATCTCACGAAGTGAGGGTTGGCGGGCAGATTGTTACGTCCGAGAATGGATGCAGGGATTTCCGGATCTCCGGCGTATGCCTTGATTTGTTCAATAAGTATTCCAAGACGCTTCAGGAAATACCATCTGTCGCCTTCGAAAGACAACTCGCGGGCTTGTTCATCCATAATATCTTTCATGGTTAGCACACCGGTGAATTTGTCGTTCCCGGCTCTTTCCCATGTTTTGTTAAAGTAGTATTTAGCTAACGTCTGGTCGTTCTTCATCAAAGCTGCCTCGGCTGCCATTATATAGGATTCGGCAAGACGGTACACTATCACATCTTTATAACTGCGTGTCTCCGAAGCAGTGCGCGTCCATTTATCCCCGTACTTGATGCATCCCGGATATACATTCTTATTGATGCTTCCATTCTTATATAATGGGAAATAATCTCCGGGTTTTACAGTAGCCGAACCGTATGTGATGTTTTTATCAGTCGTATTTTTGTACTGGTGTATGTAGTACTCCTGATAACGTTTGTCCTTAGCCTTGTCATACAGTGAGAATAAATAGGGGCTGGGGAGACATCTTCCGTAAGTATATCCCCAGTTGTCATAAGAACAGGCATATTCTGCAGTTCCACCGATTTCGGTACGGTATTGGGCGATGAAGTAGGCTGCATAGTAATTGCCTTTTGGAGTGGCATTGGATAAATTACCACCCGGATTTTTACTCCACTGTTGCACCATCAGCGCTTCTTTATGATTCAAGTCTCCGGCATTAAATACTTCATTTAATGCAATCAAGTCAAAATGTCCCGATTTCTCTATTTCTTCCACTTGTTCCAGAGTCGTATCCCAGTCTTTGAGCCATAATGCGGCTTTGGCTTTCATATGACGGGCGGCAGCCTGGGTGAATCTTCCCGCTTCATCGGATACCCAGTCGAGGTTTGTAATGGCATACTCCAAATCCTCGTAAATCAAGTCGAACACTTCTTTCTCGGAAGCAGCATGAAAATCCCTCGGATCGTTGACGTTTTCGGCAGTAGTCGGCTGTATGTTCAGCCATATCCTGTCGAATGTGCGGTATAATAGGAAATAAGACTGCGCTCTGAAACATTTGGCTTCTGAGACGGTAGCCCGTAAGGAAGGGGTATCTTCCAAGTCCTCGGCTGCGGCGATTATTTCATTGGCTTTGCCTATGATTTGATACATTGTACGCCACATGAATCCTACCTGACCGGCAGACGGCTTTAAATAATTAGGGTCATAGATGCCGTAAAAGTTACCGGTTCCGCCGTTGGTTACAGCTAAGTCCGTACCTCTTTCCAAAGCGAAGATGGTGGCATTTTCAGTATCATTTGCGTAGTAACGTTGCAATGCGTATAGTGCATTGACCGCGAGTTTTAGCCCTTCCGGTGTTCCGAATACATATTCGGAGCTATACTTCGTCTTGTGCTCTTCATCCAGGAAGTCGGAGCAGGAAGTAGTAAAGAGGAAGCAGGCTGTAAATATAAATAATATATTCTTTTTCATGATTTTATCTTATTAAAATGTCACATTCAATCCAAATAATACAGTCCTGGGTTCGGGATAATCTCCCGGAGTTTGTTCCGGACCGTAAGCCTGTACATCGGTTTTCGTCCAGAAGTTGGACAGTGTCATATAGAGTCTCAGACTTTGCATGTATGCTTTGCTGATAAGGGCACGGGGGAAGTTGTATCCGAAAGTAACGTTTCGCAGACGGACATACGAGGCATCCTGATAACCCAATGAACTGATATATGCGGGAGCTTGCGTCATGTTGGGTGCAGGGGCTTCATTGGACGGGTTATTCTGTGTCCAGTAATTGCGTCGGATACCATTCCGCTTGGCAGTCAAGTCGCCAC
The DNA window shown above is from Bacteroides faecium and carries:
- a CDS encoding FAD-dependent oxidoreductase codes for the protein MKKLILLLTVLTFLSSCKSNLEEEYDICIYGGTSAGVIAAYSAKMLGKKVLLIEPQSRLGGLTSGGLGFTDIGNKQVVTGLSKDFYRRLGAHYGKLEQWIFEPKVADSIFNDYIKRAGVEVLYNYRITDTQLANGYIKNIILESSNGTKPSKSIVAKVFIDCTYEGDLMAKAGVSYTIGREDNKLYNETYNGVQLMKGHQFPDGIDPYKIKGDSTSGLLWGISPAALLPDGTGDKLVQAYNYRICLTDNPANKIEITRPENYDSTKYELLLRLFDAQPDKRKLNHYFIWSRMPNNKTDINNRGGFSTDMIGMNHNYPEASYEERAKIIKAHKDYTQGLLYFYKTDPRVPQELRDEIQAWGYPKDEYTEDNHWSPQLYIRESRRMIGDYVMTQAHCEGRETVTDGIGMAAYTMDSHNCQRILVEKDGKYMVKNEGNVEIGGGLPYPISYRSIIPKEEECKNLLVPVCLSASHIAYGSIRMEPVFMVLAQSAAIAAAEAINTGSVQTVDIKKVQALLHENPLLDGSFSEILIDDNELDLSVNNDWEIIKKQGGYGPTFLKSKVHNGSPVRFTPHMEHEGKYKVYTYYHMRKDISPAITYSISDGTDSWTKVIHKDSVRIEGQTTGEWVELGTYNFQKNPMPYVEISTGDTSGTVIADAVLFIPVK
- a CDS encoding glycoside hydrolase family 3 N-terminal domain-containing protein, which translates into the protein MKIKLLSILLIAFQPLVFGANDIPERPLYLDSSLPVRTRVENLMSLMTLQEKVAQMCQYVGLEHMRDAEKNITEEELLNGHARGFYKGLHSTGVERMVTRGEIGSFLHVLTPAEANHLQKLAEKSRLKIPLLIGIDAIHGNGLVSGSTIYPSPIGMASTFAPDLIEQASRQTALEMRATGSHWAFTPNIEIACDARWGRVGETFGEDPYLVSRMGVASIKGLQTDNLTGLNTVLACAKHLVAGGIANNGTNAGPVELSEGKLRNFFLPPFKAAIQEAKPFTLMPAHNELNGVPCHANKWLMTDIIRNEYGFDGFIVSDWMDMEAISTRHRIAENTTDAFFLSVDGGVDMHMHGPVFSDAILKLIKEGKLTEERINKACAKILEAKFQLGLFENRYVTEADIKKTVFSKAHQQTALEIARRSIVLLKNETLLPVDTRKFKKILVTGPNANNQSIMGDWVFEQPEKNVSTILKGIKEEASGAQINYVDVGWNLRALDSAKIEEAVQTAKSSDLAIVVVGEDSFRQHWKEKTCGENRDRMDITLWGKQHYLVESIYKTGVPTIVILVNGRPLATGWIAENIPAIIEAWEPGSMGGKAIAEILFGKVNPSGKLPITIPRHVGQISTVYNHKPSQFLHPYIDGDKTPLYPFGYGLSYTSFKYSQLKADKTDYDANEEIEVTVNVSNTGERQGEEIVQLYIRDDYSNTTRPVKELKRFQRILLEKGESKVVSFRLNREDLSYYNHKAEYVLEPGTFTVMVGGSSLDKELQKVKFNVK
- a CDS encoding glycoside hydrolase family 2 TIM barrel-domain containing protein; its protein translation is MKLKYLFTSFFVLAAVLNASCSDNDNYTIPKGSFEEKPIVPPVKVETSKVDGKWRLLVDGQELYVRGAACNNFYAEAADFGANVVRTYGVSDKSKAILDAAQEKGLYVNFGLYVKRETDGFDYNNEAAVKAQFDEMKAAVERFKDHPALLIWSIGNEAEASYTNLKLWDAINDIAKMIHETDPNHPTTTTLASSNVNHIKNIIEKAPHIDILSVNTYAPNLPGVLGNLQSAGWTKPYMITEFGPRGTWQMNPEPERVLPWGGLVEQTSSEKEADYLKAYQENIAANKDNGCLGSFVFLWGYQTHGEVLTWYGLFDKKGYTFPAVDAMQYAWTGSYPKNRAPVIATRNDMLMNGKKAEDAIIVSPNSSNEAKVTATDPDGDALTYDWMIMKEKTASSDGSLPDGITGLIDDNTKKGITFKAPSTVGNYRLIVFVRDVKNKKVASAVIPFSVQ
- a CDS encoding FAD-dependent oxidoreductase, with the protein product MRKKITILTLLFCSFVTGLFANTPQYDICIYGESASGVIAAIQGARMGKKVVLISKNDHVGGLVTSGLTATDMNRNDLIGGITKEFYNKIYNYYLQPEVWRNQDRESFMVSTLKRTYRGKNDERQIQWVYESSVAERIMRDMLKTAGVEILFNHRLDLDKNVRKEENIIRSIQLENGKVVEAKMFIDASYEGDLLARAGISYTVGRESNLQYGETYNGIRINYDQGKDLTKISPYIKEGNVKSGTLPYVTAQKWGKQGDADKRVQAYCYRMTLTNDPNNRISIQKPKNYNPLWYEIYVRMLKLEPETKLQQIITLTPMPNKKTDTNHLDFFGASYDYAEADYKTRQEIEQLHKDYALGMLWFLGHDKRVPEHIRKEMLDWGLPKDEFTDTRNFPYQIYVREARRMIGTFVMTEKNVRKTDRTPAGHSVGLGSYALDCHYVSRVIDQEGKLRNEGTIFAPTIPYPISYYSLTPKEEECANLLATVCLSSSHVAYSTIRMEPVYMILGQSAATAAALAIDSDLPVQKISYDVLKYKLLQDGQLLSVPTKK
- a CDS encoding RagB/SusD family nutrient uptake outer membrane protein, with amino-acid sequence MKKNILFIFTACFLFTTSCSDFLDEEHKTKYSSEYVFGTPEGLKLAVNALYALQRYYANDTENATIFALERGTDLAVTNGGTGNFYGIYDPNYLKPSAGQVGFMWRTMYQIIGKANEIIAAAEDLEDTPSLRATVSEAKCFRAQSYFLLYRTFDRIWLNIQPTTAENVNDPRDFHAASEKEVFDLIYEDLEYAITNLDWVSDEAGRFTQAAARHMKAKAALWLKDWDTTLEQVEEIEKSGHFDLIALNEVFNAGDLNHKEALMVQQWSKNPGGNLSNATPKGNYYAAYFIAQYRTEIGGTAEYACSYDNWGYTYGRCLPSPYLFSLYDKAKDKRYQEYYIHQYKNTTDKNITYGSATVKPGDYFPLYKNGSINKNVYPGCIKYGDKWTRTASETRSYKDVIVYRLAESYIMAAEAALMKNDQTLAKYYFNKTWERAGNDKFTGVLTMKDIMDEQARELSFEGDRWYFLKRLGILIEQIKAYAGDPEIPASILGRNNLPANPHFVRWPIPEAEVINMGAENFPQNIGYK